CTGAGATCGACTTCGAACGAGCAGATGGGCACTTGACGAACCTCTACGTCTGCAACGCACCGGTCTCCGAACGCAAGGCGCTCGCACAGGAGGCGAGTGCTGTTCCCGGTGTCATCAACGTCCGTCAGTTGATGACCGGCCGCCGAAACCTGCACATCATGGCCGTTGGAGAAGACACGGAACATCTCAGACGGATCACGCGAGCGCTCTCACGGCTGGGTATCGAGATCGAGGATGAGACACTCGTGGAATCTGAGACTCATAGTCCCTATACCTCGTTTGGGCCTGACGAGGAGATTTCGACCAATAAAGCGACAGACTTCATTAGTCTCGCTGGTGATGCGAACGTCGTCGATGTGACCGTACAGGCCGATGCCCCTATCGTCGATCACACACTCGAAGAAGCGGTTCAAAACGATGTCCTCGACGACGACTCGCTGGTCATCGCTATCGAACGGGGAGACCGCGTATTGACTCCCCACGGAACGACCGTTATCCAACCGGACGACATCGTAACGGTGCTGTCCCGTAGCGGTGACACTGACCACGTACTCGATGCGTTCATCGCTGAAGAAGCAGTTTAAGAGTAGTACCGTTCCTCGTAGAGGGAACCCAGCATTTGCTACGTTAGGCGAATGCGTTCTATCAAAGAACTCACGAACGAATGCGGCGGACTATCGCCTCGATGTCTCGCTGCGGAGTTAGAGGAGGCACTTGCTGAGATCGTATCTGACGGTCTGACGGTTCCGTACTTGCTTGCGCATATTTGACAGGATCTTGGTGAGGACTCTTCACGCTAGCCGCATTGATTCTATTCCCTAAAATGTCAATAGAATGCTTTGTAAAGCAGTAGAATTAACTACCATGAGTGATTTCACTGAAGTGGCGAGAGGGTGTAGATCTTTGATTGTCCGGACCGATCCCCCCATTGCACCACTCTCGCCCTGTTTCTACCGAGGCTTTTTATCGGAAGCCACGCCCAACGACGGCGATATTCTCTGATCGACAGGAGGGACTCCTGATTGCGATCGTACTTGCGGAGTTCAACTACGAAACCGAGGATGTCGCTCCTGAACTCGCAAATCATGCCTGGCAGTTGGTCAGCTATACATGTAATAACCGCTGTGCTCACCTGAATATACATAATGGACACCCAGATGACGTTTCACTACATACACATCCTACGTGACAGTAGTCGATAATCCCAAAACCAACAAGAGCGTGAGTATGCAGGTCATCGAGGCACTGGCTATTACAGAGGCAGTCTCCCCGATGGAACTGGAACCTCCACTCTATGAGATCGTTGAACCCAGTGCTCTCAATCGAATCTTCAGACCCGAGTCGCCGGACGATCTCCGAGTCACGTTTGACTATACCGACCACACTGTCGAGATTCAAGGTGACGGACGGATTGCAGTCGATGGAACTGAGTACGTCCCAACCAGCGAAGACGAGTTCGACCACGGCGACAGGAGCACGCGATGACACGAGTGAACCCACCGCCAGCCGAGCTCGGAGAGATCGAAGAAACGTACGAAGAGATCGAGCTCGACTCGCTCACGTTCGCGCTGATCAGCCATCCGGAAGACGGCTACGAATGGATCATGTCGGATTATACGCTCCCGATTGAGCAATAGGGGTAGATACTCATATTATTTCGTCATTTGCGATCTGTGTTGTTCCAAATATCAATGATAGAAGCGTTAGCTTCCGGTGGTCCCCGTATTCTCAAACAATTGTTCGAAAAGTCGTTGCTGGCCGAGTCTGAGGTGGCGGTTGACTGTTGGCTGGCTAACGCTTAGCATCTTAGCGATATCCTCGCCAGTGCTCTCCCGGGGCCACTCGAAGAAACCCGAGAAATACGCGGTCCGGAGTACCTCCAGCTGGCGGTCTGTCAACGACTCTATCAGGGATTCTACTTGTTGCCGCTCGGCGCGGGGCCCCCGATGAACATCATGTCGGCCAACGAGTTCGACCGACGGGTATCGTTCTCGTAACATCTCGACGAACTCGCGGACATCGATCGTCATCGGGACGTCAACGACAACCTCCAGCCCTGCCTCGGTCGCGGTGATTGAGCGCAGGCGACCACCGTGGCGCACAAGACGAGAGGCGATCACCTCCCCCTCGACAGCGACTCCGAAGAGAGGGCGTCCGTTGGATTCGCCCACTAACCAGTGGTTAGTGACGATCAAGAGGTCATCAAGT
The nucleotide sequence above comes from Halosolutus halophilus. Encoded proteins:
- a CDS encoding HalOD1 output domain-containing protein, which translates into the protein MQVIEALAITEAVSPMELEPPLYEIVEPSALNRIFRPESPDDLRVTFDYTDHTVEIQGDGRIAVDGTEYVPTSEDEFDHGDRSTR
- a CDS encoding Lrp/AsnC family transcriptional regulator, whose product is MDYRLDEIDRRIIYELMRDARNTSAPTIAEQVNVSAGTIRNRINQLEEHDIIRNYTAEIDFERADGHLTNLYVCNAPVSERKALAQEASAVPGVINVRQLMTGRRNLHIMAVGEDTEHLRRITRALSRLGIEIEDETLVESETHSPYTSFGPDEEISTNKATDFISLAGDANVVDVTVQADAPIVDHTLEEAVQNDVLDDDSLVIAIERGDRVLTPHGTTVIQPDDIVTVLSRSGDTDHVLDAFIAEEAV